ATAGAGCGACACATCGAAGCATGAGCGCTCGCCTGACTGCGCCGGCAGAGCGGCGACGAGGCGGGCAGCTGGGCAAGTGAGTCATTCTTGCTGGCTGCGTTGATGAGACAACGTGTGCGCGGAATATGACCGAATGCGGCGAACGCGTGAGCGACCGAGGTCCTGTCAGGGTGATCGATGGCGATGTCCTCGGTCGGTTGGTCCTCGTAGGAGTACCCAGCGATGGTGTCGACGAAGGTCGGCATGTATTTCGTCCAGTCGATCTGCGGATTGTTTCACCAGCGCACGGCTGCCCTCGTCTCGGGCGGCGGCTTGAAGGGCTTGGAAGCCTCCTGCGCTGGTGCCGAAGTAGAGCCGCGCGCCCGCGGGAATGTCGAGGCACTCTGCTGTGAAGCGGGCGGTCTGTGCCATTGCGGGGTTGGCATAGCGGCCCTGCGTTCCTTGTCCCCAACCGATGCTGATCCGATTGTCGGAACGCAGGGTCGGGTCCGAGAGGAAGAGAATATCCGCTTCGATGTCGTCGACCCATGTCCGGCGTTGGAAGATCTCCTGCGGATCCTTCTCCGGTGTGCGCCGGACGGCCCCATTGAAGGCGATGAGCAGTCGACCTGTCTGTTCCGGCCGGCACCACAGCAGAGCCGGCACGGTGACCGTACCGACGTGGAAGTCGAATCGTTGGAAGGTGCCGGGCCGCCGTACGATGCAGTCTCCGGGCAGCAGTGTGCCCAACTGGTCGAACGGAGGCTCTTCGGTCATCGAAGCCTCAGACATGCGGCACAGAGTGGAGCTCGGCGAGTTCTGAGTCCTTCCACGTTGTCTTGCCGTAGAAGTGAGTGAGACGACGGATGAGGTTCATGCACTCGTCCTTGTCCTCCTCGGCGGCGAAGGCGAGCTTTTGGACGAACCATCCCTTGACGAACTGTTCGAGCCGCTTCGCGTTGTAGTCCTCGAGCAGCCCGACCTCGCGCAGCCACGCAGACCGGTCCTCCTCCAAAGGGAGGTACTTCTCGTAGAAATGGGGATTGATTGCGTTGACCGTCGAGTTCGTCACCGCCGCGTAATAGGTGTGGATCGGTGTGGGCGTCAGCCCGATCCGATTGGCGTGGAAGAGCATCTGCTGGAAGAAGTACGAGTCCTGTCCGACAGCGCCGATCGGCTGGTAGATGCCGAGCCCCTTCAACCACTGCGTGTCAGCCACGAGTGCCTGGATGCTCATCGGTTGGAAGTTCACACGCGAGAGCGCATTGTCTTCGAGCACGCCGTCGTCGCCGACGACCGGTCGCAGGATGCCCGCGTTCTTGATCATGATCCGGTTGTGCTTGAACCGCATCATATTGCGATGGCGAAGTCGTATCCGTGCTCTTCGACCATCTCGAGCAGCAGCGCAAAACCGTCGTTCGTCTGCTCGTTGTCCGGATCAAGGTAGGTCACGTACGGGCGCGGGTGAGTTCGAGCCCTTGTTGCGTGGACGTGAGGCGCTTCCTGAACCACCGGCCGGGAACCGGTGGACTCGAACGTTCGGGTAGGCACGGTCGAGTTCGTCGAGGATCGCAGGTGTTTCGATGTCCGTGGATCCGTCGTCGACGAGGAGGATTTCGCAGCGGTCGAAGATCGAGGACCGGCGCAGGGACTCGAAGCACTTGAACTTCAGGTGAGGGCCGTTGTTGTACACGGGCACGATGACGCTGATCTCGGGCTCGACCGTGACGTCGATCGTCTCGGCTCGCTCGAGGACGAGATCCGAGGCGATCGCCAGCGTTGTCCGCTCGGGCCCGACACCGTCACCGAGGTGGCTGCCGACGGGGCACCACGTAGCAGTGATCTGTTGGTCGGAGTCGACCGGACCGACGAATTCGTAGAGAGGCTCAGCGGTATCGATGGGCAGGATCCGAACCTCATCGACG
Above is a window of Brevibacterium siliguriense DNA encoding:
- a CDS encoding suppressor of defective silencing 3, coding for MIKNAGILRPVVGDDGVLEDNALSRVNFQPMSIQALVADTQWLKGLGIYQPIGAVGQDSYFFQQMLFHANRIGLTPTPIHTYYAAVTNSTVNAINPHFYEKYLPLEEDRSAWLREVGLLEDYNAKRLEQFVKGWFVQKLAFAAEEDKDECMNLIRRLTHFYGKTTWKDSELAELHSVPHV